One Microscilla marina ATCC 23134 genomic window, CATTCAAAAAGTAGAGACGAGTTCACACTTTATTTTTTCTGTTTAAACCCAGTATTTATTTTCTTTACTGGTAGTCTATTCGCTAAACCTATCAACGAAGTACACGCAACAAACGGTATAAAAAGCCGCTATTTCTCAGGTCAACTTTGGCAAAGCATGCCAAATGCTCTAAAAAAGCAATACAGCGTGTACATTGATGTGTGTGGGAAAAGGCTTTATAGCCAATAGGAGGGTTTTTATTGAAGAAATAGTTGTAGACTGATGGTCAAGAGCACTGCCAAGTTTTCATGACCATCAGTACATATATAGTCATTATATTTTTTCAGGCTTTGGTGTGGTTGATTTGGCTTTTCTATAAGTTGCCAATTCAGCTTTAAGCTGCTCAATTACCTTATCCTTCTCCTGATAACGCTTAATATCTTGCTGATACTTTTCTACGGTATCCTTCATTTTCTTTTCGTTTTCTTCTATATCCTGCTTTTCTTTGGCAATTTTTTTCAGCGTTTCAGACATGTCCATTTCTTTTTGCTCAAGTTCTTTTTGCTGCTTGTTCATCAAATCTTGAGTAGCGGCAATTTCTTCCAGATTTTGCCTCAACTCTTCTTCTTGAGCTCTCAACAAGTCAGTTTGCTCTTGCGAGTCTACCAATAACTTTTGGTTAAAGTCATTGTTCAAAATACTCTCAATCATAGTAGCAATACTGCGGCTTATTTTTTCCAGCAACCTGGCATATACTTCGCTCACATTGGTAATATAGACCAGCTCCAGAGCGCCAAAAACTATTTCGTTAAACACCAAAGGAATCACTCGTATATTGGCCACGTTTACCTTGGCGCTACCAAAGTATACTTCTACACTATCGGCAGGTATATTCTCAAACAACAATGTTTTGGCAGAAGCTACTGCTTGCCCTACTGCCCCTTCTCCTTCTTTAAATACCCTTTTTTCAAGCTTATCAATTTCTATTGCATAGCCAGCACTGGCTTTAAATACTTTATTCTCTTTATCCAGGGTATACATAATACCACTAAAGGCATTTGTAAGCTCTGCGATATGTTGTATTACAATTTGTGAAAATTCTTCAAGCGATTTTGCATAGTTTACTCTTAATAGCTCATCAAACTTGTTAAGGGTAGAGTCTACCCAAAGTTGTGCTTCTATTTTTTTCTCTTTTTCTTCAAACTTTTGTTTCAGCTGAACAAATTCCTCATAAGAAATATTTAGATTATCTTGTTTCATAAATTATGTGTGGCTTATGGGTTGAAAACTCTTTTTATAGTCCATGTTCCGTAACATTTTCGCCCAGTAAAAGGGGTAGGGATATGTCAAAAATAAATTCATATTTTAACCATTCAACCCTTCACATAAATAGTTGATTTGGCATTACTTTACCACATCCGCTATTTAATCTGATTCTGTACTGTTACTTGCTTTATTTAAATTTATTTCAGTTCTGTAAATATGTAATATAATTGATGATCAAATTTTATACTCTTACGCTAATACAGGTAATATCATCTCTTTGTTCTCCGTCTTGTTTAAAATTCAACACATCTTTGATAATGATGTGTTTTTGGGTAGATAAAGGTTTTTGGTAACATCCTTTTACAATTGACTCCCAACGCTTGGTACCATACTTACGCCTTTGAGGGTTACAAGTATCTACAAGCCCATCTGTAGACAAATACAGTACTTCGCCTTTTTTCAAACTAAATGTATGGTTCTCAAAAGTAAGATGAGGTAGTTGCAGATTACCCCCTCCTAAAAACTTACGGTCGCCTGAAACCTTTAACATTTTGTCGTCTTTAAAATAGTATAACTGATGTTTGGCTCCTGCAAATATTACATCATACTCTTGTTCATTTTTTGGCAAAAACTGACAAATAGTTGCTTCCATTCCATCATGGTTGGTAGATGACTCCTGCCTGAGCACATCACGAATACCACGATGTAGCATCGTTAAGATCAACGCAGGCTCAATGACTTGTTTAATGTTTACAATCTCGTGCAACAACGCATTACCTACCATAGACATAAACCCACCAGGCACCCCGTGCCCAGTACAGTCAATAACTGCCAAAATAAACGGTTCGGGAGGAGCCTGGGTAAAGTCTGCCTTTGAAAACCAGTAAAAATCACCTGATACTACATCTTTAGGCTGATACACCACAAACGACTCCGAAAACAATGTATTCAGGCGTCCCGGGTCAGGCAATAGTGCTTTTTGTACACTTTTAGCATATTTGATGCTTTCCATCAGGCGTTTATTGGCACTTTTAAAGTTATTAAAAGCTATTTCGGTTCTCTTCTTTTGTTTTTCGAGCTCTACCTGCGTGTCAAACAACTTCTCAATGGTTTGCTCCATTTCGTCTTTTTGTGCCAATATTTGCTCTCGGTGTTCGTCTGACTGTTCAAGCAGTATTTTATTTTTTCTGTAATCTAAAATCCCCTGCAAAGTTGCCCCCAATACATTGATCAAACGCTTAATACGTTTTTGCTCTTGGGCGGTCATTACCCGAAAGTAATACAGCTCTACGACTCCATAAACAGTATTGTTAAACAAGACAGGTAGCACCAATACACAAGCAGTGCTCACTCTCACTGAAACAAAGTCGATAGTAAGGGCATTTTTAGGCAGATTGTTAAAGATTTTCGCTTTTTTTGTAGCAGCTACTTCTCCTATAATACCTTCATTTAAGGTCACAGTTTTTAAGTACAAAACACTGTCTGACACTCCGTAACAAGCGGTTGCCTCAAACTTTTTTTGATTGTCACGCGTCTGTACAAAAAACACCGCTCGAAAAGCTTGGGTAGTTTCTGCCAAATACTCTAATACTTCATTAGTAAAAGATACTACATCACGCGAAGTATGCAGACGTAACCAATCGTCAAAAGAATTTTCACTTTCTTCTAAATTGGAAACATCCATTTGAAAAGCATTGGGTACATAATCTTTGCCATTATAGGCAGATACATCAGGCTGGACACTGACTATATTATTATTACTCATAAACCTGGGTGAAAATGTTTAGTAGTTAGATATTGAACAATATAAGGTATTTATTGCTACTAATTTTTTAGGTATAGTTTGACAACTACCCTGGAAATTTCATCAAATGTTATCAAAAACACCCGCTTATTTTAATTGGTATAATGAATGTGATATGTGTCAGTTTGTTGAATGCTGGTTTTCACAAATTATTGATTGTATACTTTAACGAAAACCACAAATGTAAGTTTTGTATATAATGAAAAAAGTACA contains:
- a CDS encoding GAF domain-containing SpoIIE family protein phosphatase; translation: MSNNNIVSVQPDVSAYNGKDYVPNAFQMDVSNLEESENSFDDWLRLHTSRDVVSFTNEVLEYLAETTQAFRAVFFVQTRDNQKKFEATACYGVSDSVLYLKTVTLNEGIIGEVAATKKAKIFNNLPKNALTIDFVSVRVSTACVLVLPVLFNNTVYGVVELYYFRVMTAQEQKRIKRLINVLGATLQGILDYRKNKILLEQSDEHREQILAQKDEMEQTIEKLFDTQVELEKQKKRTEIAFNNFKSANKRLMESIKYAKSVQKALLPDPGRLNTLFSESFVVYQPKDVVSGDFYWFSKADFTQAPPEPFILAVIDCTGHGVPGGFMSMVGNALLHEIVNIKQVIEPALILTMLHRGIRDVLRQESSTNHDGMEATICQFLPKNEQEYDVIFAGAKHQLYYFKDDKMLKVSGDRKFLGGGNLQLPHLTFENHTFSLKKGEVLYLSTDGLVDTCNPQRRKYGTKRWESIVKGCYQKPLSTQKHIIIKDVLNFKQDGEQRDDITCISVRV
- a CDS encoding GAF domain-containing protein, whose product is MKQDNLNISYEEFVQLKQKFEEKEKKIEAQLWVDSTLNKFDELLRVNYAKSLEEFSQIVIQHIAELTNAFSGIMYTLDKENKVFKASAGYAIEIDKLEKRVFKEGEGAVGQAVASAKTLLFENIPADSVEVYFGSAKVNVANIRVIPLVFNEIVFGALELVYITNVSEVYARLLEKISRSIATMIESILNNDFNQKLLVDSQEQTDLLRAQEEELRQNLEEIAATQDLMNKQQKELEQKEMDMSETLKKIAKEKQDIEENEKKMKDTVEKYQQDIKRYQEKDKVIEQLKAELATYRKAKSTTPKPEKI